In Phoenix dactylifera cultivar Barhee BC4 chromosome 1, palm_55x_up_171113_PBpolish2nd_filt_p, whole genome shotgun sequence, the genomic stretch GACCAATGAAATTTTGTCCAGTGTTTCATGTCTTTATGCTCAATGTGaattatttaattatatattttaagaGAGATTTAGATATTATGGTTAAATCATTTAAGTATGCATGTGAAGAGTAAAATGTAGAGAGCATACGAAAGTGAAACTCCATGAAATAATGTTAAAGAACCTTCTTTTTTCCAATAAACATGCCTATACCTCACTAATCGCCGATAACTCTCCCCACTTTTTTTTAGCCACTCATGAAAagaagtttatatatatatatatatatatatcagctACTCACACTAATCTCTCAGGCCAAcagaatcaaaaaaaagaacacAGCTTAGTGAGAAAGAGGCAGTATGGTTGGTTCAAAGGGTCTCTTCGGAATGATGGACTGTGTATGAGGCGATCATGTTTGCCTCTTTGTATACATGCACGGTCCgaaaaaagtttcaaaaaagtttttaatttttctttatatatatttttggtagaAGAAGTTTCCTCTTCTTAATGGTGGACAAAAGTTAATTACCTATCAATGGTCAAAAGTCAGGGTAGAAGTTTATAAACTTCGCTTTGTTGGAGCTGTCCATTTCAATTAACAGGGTTATGAGTTATGCCATCAACAACTGGACTTTCGCCTAAAGGAGATAGCATTAACATATTAGAAAATGATGGGCTAACTTAAAAGCATAGGTGGACTGTTGGAAAAAGGTAATCCATGCAGTAACTTCGATCATGGACGCAGGTCACATCGCTTTCCTCTGATTTGGTTATGAAGCAAAGCAGCAGAGCATAATGGAGATCTGGTGGTTCTCCCACCTACCATGGCAGTTCTTTTGTTAATGTAGCCCTAGCCCTCAATGCAGTTCTCTCACTCACCAAATACCAAACACAGCGGATGCAGTGCTTTTTAGCAATGGAAtcattgtaaatttttttttataaaaaaatacttgTAAAATTTATGAATAAAAGTTGTCTGTCATGGAATACCTGAATGCCATTCAATTTGATTTTTtgcgcaaaaaaaaaatcatgtggcTGCTGGGATTCGAGCCCAGGTCTCCACGGCCACAACGTGGAATTCTAACCACTAAACTACAGCCACTTGATTTTTCTGGCAGCGCTTTTATATGAATAATGTATCCATACTATCTCACCTTGTACTACGCAGTCCTTGATCGGCTTCGGTCTTCTCCAGAACACTCGAGCACATACCATCGATTAGAACGATCCAGGTCAACATTACTGCCACTGGGCACAAAACGAATAGTGCACAAAGTTGAGGCAGCCCGGTGTGGCCCGAAAGATCCAAGTTGTTCTTTGTTTCAGGTCCAGCTATCCCATGCAGCCGCCCATCCCCACTGGGTGCTAACCTCGCTGTCACGCCGTCAATGGCGCACACAAAAGCGGTGTTAACGAAGTACCCaagggagaggaggagccaTGAGATCGAAGGACGTAGAGAGGGACCGCATGCCGGCTGGGGGCCTCGCTGCAGAAGAACTCCATCAGTCCAACCAGTGTAGACTTGTCGGCGATACTGAAAATAGCATGCATACTGCAAGGATAACCAGAGGAGGAACACGAAGACGAGGGGGATGACCGGGATGGAGACGGCAGGGACGAGGAAGGGGGCGATCGAGCTGGAAGTCCATGATGCTGCCCTGCTGGATGGTGAAGCTCTGGAGCATCCGGACCAGGATCTTCACCCCTCCTCCACTTGGGTCGCCCAGCGCACTTTCCATGGCTCCGGGGTGGTGGCGCCTTGGATTAAGCCACTATTAGATTAGATTAAGCCACTCCTCTCCTCTCGGAAGGTGGCATACTGAAACGAAAcgaatgaaagaaaaattttgactTGAGTGCAGCTCTAGCTGGAGTTGCTGATCCCACAAACTTAGACCATTGACCTTGATTTTGACCTGTTGACCATGTCAGGTTAAGACTTTTGTGTCGTAGCAAGTAACTTAGAATCCTTTTTAACAGTAGTTTATGAATAGTCGCATTAAGTTCATTGCAAATCAAATTCTCAATTGTTGCTTGCTCTCGTGATTTACATGACTTTCGACTTGATTTACAAGAAATTCCAAAAGAGCTGGACTCACGTTCTATATGGTTTGAAGTTTATGTTGATTTAATTTTGTTGGTTTCTGGTGGTAGTTGCAGGGGTGATGGCGTCGGTTTGTGTCAAGATAGAGGGATCGCTCTTTATTTTTACTGGTTGGAATACCAGCATATTAATTTGAGAGATGTAGAATGTGTttttttggaggaaaaaaaaaaactttagggAAGGCCAAGAAACCTTCAGATTTTGAGGTCTAGCTTTGCAAATCTAAATATTGTACATAGAGATCTATATTTTAGGAAATGAAACAAGCTGGATATCTATTGACTTATCTTACCACTTTATCAgggggaaaaaataaaactctATTAAGCTCAACATACATTGTCGActattttcttattaaattaaGCTTTTTAGGTCAACTGATCAATTAACAAGGTATTAGAGTTTAGACTTGCAGTAGATCAAAAATTTAATTCTCTCCATGCTagttattatataatttttcatgGTCATTTGCTATTCTAATTCTGATATTTTCTAACTCATTAGACCATGTAAGGTTGTAAGCCTGTATACATTGCTGACTCTTTCCTCATTAGCTTAATCTTTTTAGATTAATTAGTTAGTTGAGGGTTAGTGTGGCATCCTTGCCATATTTTactttctgttttttgtttATGACAACATGAAAACAGAGGCAAAACACTCatttactattttattttttttgaaaaaacatTCCAagtttttgacaaaaaaaagagagagtaaaAGCTGCCAATTTTATAGCTTACAATTTTTCTGAAAACGGAAATCTCACCACCACCACAATgcaaagtgacttcttgtattctgattttcaaaaaaaaataaaaagaagaagaaataggtctTGGTTTCATTAAAACTAAGAACAGAGGATGATGCTAAATGGTACTTAACCATGCAAGTTAGGGGAAGTCAAGCAGCTTAAGCTCATGGGGATCAACTGGTCAGTTGACACTAAGAATATCAAATACATAATGTACAATGACGACAAACTGGCTAAAATGGCAGCTACCTtagaaaagaaggaaataaaataaaacgaagcatgtaccaaaaaaaaaaatgtgtaaCACATGGCCTAGATTTTTTCTAAGCTTTGCAACAAAGAACAGTtaacaaatttttctttttagcctctctttctttttaaggATAATATTGGCTGTTCTAAATTTATGCTGGAAGTGTGAGGGGAGGGTTAAATCCAAGTGGCATAAAACTAAGATTACTTATGAGAATATAACTTATTCACAGATATTTCCTGAAGTAAGACCAACATTCAAGGCCCTTGCATCAATGAGCTCGAattgataaagaaaaaaatggagACAAATAATTTAGGTAGATTCCAATTTTAAGGAGAGTAGatgaatgaattatatatttcaATCGATAATCAACAATTCAACGTGCCAAACTATATTCACAAATCATCAATAATCATCAAATCTTGCAGCCTTCCTTTACATATTCGTAAACCTTTTGAGTTTTTGCATCAAACTTAAGAATAGATGTCATTCTTAAATAATCCAAGGACATTGTGATGTATTAGGTATGTCGTCATTATTTACAAAATATGGTGCAATGGTATTCTGATGGAAATTATGAATACTCTTCTGGTGATATTATCAAATATAGGATCTTAACGAAATACGCTATCCCATTTTATTTTCccattttcataatttttctagAATTATTTTGAGTTAATTATTAAGCCCACTTTCTACGGGATATTAAGCCAACAGTTTAACCAAGCCCACTGAAATTGGATTCGGAGGCCCAAATCCTATGCtcacaatgatttttttttttttttttccggataAGATCCACCAGGAAAAGTTAAAGCACACGAGCACCTGTCCAAGCTTCTCCAACACTATATATTTCTATCAGCCATTGTGTCACTCTGctgcattatatatatatatatatatatatatatatatatatacatatatatatatatatatatatatatatatatatctgtgtgtgtgtgtgtgtggtctTTGTCTGCGCGGGAAGGCACTTGGGCCTTAGTAGAAAGTGACCACGAAGGCACAAACTGGAAAAGGAGAGGGCATCAAATAATTCGGTGCACTAAAAGATGTGCTCCCTTCACACTCAAGTGTCATCTATTATCATACAAACTTAGGTTTCCTTAGATCTGCATAAATAGGAGCACCTGAGAAGTTGATTGGAACCAACCAGAGATAGAGTTTTAGGAGCCGTTCTTTTTGCATTTGGGGGCTATTTTTTGGGTGGTAACTTGGTCTGTACTTGTCCATATTTTCATTTGATTTTGCCTCTTTCTGGTAATTATATGATGCCTCACTGTGTTTGGGCAGAAAATGATTTCTCTATACTGCTTTTTGCTTATTGATATGTTTCATTCCTGGATCTTCTCTTGATTTTTGATGAGTTTTTTGAACCTTTATATGGTTTTCTTTGTGTCGATAAATTCTACGGAATTGCTCGAGTCTTGACTCTTGTGCTTGTTTGCTCTCTTGATGGTTTCTCTTTATcgtatttaataaatttatagttTATTATGTGCTCTGAGCAGAATACTAGTCACTATGTCCAAACCATGGTTACATtgtattatttaataatttatcTATCCTTTATAGAGATCAATCGGTTGAATGTCTCCTTAAATGTACTTGCCTCCCCTTTCTCTCCTTGAACTATGTTGTTTGGATTCTCAGTTCAAAGTTTTAATAATTTCacatttccttcttctccttcttctttcagTTCATTCTCACAATTTCCCTGTCATGGATTTCATCAAATGCTCCCCTTTCTTAATTAGCAATCTGTTAACTTGTTTAGTGGCCTTCATCGAGTAGAATTCCAGTACAATTCACATACTGAAACCGAATATCTTTCTTTAGCTATGTTTTTTTGAGCGGAATACTTCTGCCACTGTGTTACACTGAATTTGCCATGAGGATCTAGTTACTTATATGACCTGAAATTTCCTCCCCTATGGACCTCACTCTAAGACTACTCATGAATGTGGCCTAATTCATAGATGGAGATAGTATTTTCAGTATATAACTTTGGTTGCATGTTGTTTTAATGTTTTAAATCCCAGTGGGATGGTGGTGCCCTAGCTGTCTTGCCCCATTTCTGTGAGAAAACAGGATTAGGACCAAAGCAGGATTCTGAAacaggaaagaaggaaagacgAAGAAGATTaagagtaaaaaaaaagaaaggaaggaaggaaagaataagaaaaaggaaagaaggaaatgaagggagaagaaatgaaaggaaagaaagaaatgaaggaagaagaaaaagaaagaaaggaagggaagaagaaaaaataaatgaaagaagGTGAGAGAGACGAAGAATACCTATCAGAACAGCTGCCGAGATGGGGCCGGACAGCGGGGAATCTAGTTTTGCGAAGAAACAGGAACACCCTATCCGACgagatttaaaaccttggttTTGAGTTAGTTCCCTCACTTGCAAAGCTTATGTTTTTTATAGAATTCTTGCAGGATTAAAAATCTCGGATGGATTCTACTGGTACTGGGGCCAAGTATGAGTGCTTGCTCTTCGGTAAGCTGAGAGTCTAGGAATTATACTTCGAAATTTCAACAAATTTCAAGGAACAGGGAAAAGAAAACATGTTTATAGatatttcccttcttctttacaCAACAATTAGTTGGAATGAGTTCTGTAAATTGATGGTGCTTTAATGTTTTTTTGGGGATAACTGCTTGTTTGTTTCATATCCCTAGATATGGATGATACcttatatccctcaagtttggGCCTCAACTTAGCCTGTCGCAAGAACATACAAGGTAAGCTCAAGAGTACCATGAGATTCAcagatttattattttaatcacTTCTCCAGAGGATCAGAAGAAGTCTTGTTTAAACAAAAGTACTCATTCATAAACAATTCGTCTATTGCTACTTTCGTGAAAGAATAAATGATTAGTCTACAGCTAACGAGGTATCATGTCAGTATCAAAGCCACTGAACCATGTTAAACCACAGATTACATGCTACACCATCTCCAAATTGAAGAAAGCCAAGTCCCAAAGATGTGCATGGAATTGTACATGGAATATGGAACAACAATGGCTGGGCTTAAGGTACAATTTCTTAGTCGTCGATGAACCCTTAGTTAAGTTAGTTTGTAATGCTCCTGATTTCTACCCATGGTTCTTGTCGATATTAAAtatcttatttttgtttttttctgctCTTCCTTACAGGCACTGGGATTCCAATTTGACAATGATGAATTCCATGCGTATGTTCACGGCCAGCTGCCATACGAGATATTGGGACCTGATCCCATGTTGAAGAATCTGCTTCTTTCAATACCCCAACGAAAAACAGTATGAAAATCTGCAAATGAATTCCCTACTTTTCGATAATACATTCTTAAGATGGATATAATTGTTTAAAGGTGAAGAATCTGCTTCTTTCAGTACCCCATCAAGAAATAGTATGCAAATCTGCAATTGAATTCTTTGTTTTTCAGTACTACATTCTTAAAGTTGGATGTGATTGTTTAAAGGAGTAATTGTTTTTTTAACACAAAAGAACTATAGTTAATCTTAGAACAGGTTGGAATATGAGAATCTGTATCCCCACTAGTGGAATGATTAAAATGTCCAATCAGCACTACTGGTTTGACTTATGATGCACACACTGCATTAActtgtaaaaaaaaaggagtattGAATCCTTTTGGACTGCCATATCAATTAAGTGGTTGATGCCTTTGTGCAGATCTTTACAAATGCTGACAAAACTCATGTTGAGAAAGTTCTCAGAAAGCTAGGTCTAGAAGACTGCTTTGAAGGTGTAATATGCTTCGAAACTCTCAATCCACCTCCTAGACCTATTGACCATCATGATGAGAAGGACATTACTGTGCCTTCAACTGTTATTCAGTCTATGGGTCAAAATGGTGATGGATCTTTCAGTGTAACCAATTCAGAGACTGATACAATTTATTGTGGCGATCCAAGTAATGTGAATTCCAATACGCTGATTCTATGCAAACCCTCTTTGGAAGCCATCAAAGCTGCAATCAAGATTGCAAATATAAATCCCAGGAAAACAGTAAGTCAACTTGAATCCGAGATCTTAGGTTTGATTTGCTGATGTATCTGAACATATTGGGACTGATAGTTTCCTACTCTTAGATCTTTTTTGATGACAGCGCCAGAAACATAGCAGCAGGAAAGGCAGCAGGCCTGCACACTGTCATTGTAAGTGGATGCTTTCTTTTATAAACTCCAAGGAGGCTGCTATTCCTATTTATGAAACTCAATTGTAAAAATATTTGTGAAAACTACTAAAAGCTTATCTATTGTTGATTCCTTTCCTCGGCCTAACAATTGTGAAGTTATCCTCATATAACTGACTTCATTAAAATCTATTTAATGTTTCACGAACTTTtcatttttcaaattatttgcaACCTATTCAATAAGTAGTATCAACTACAAATTAATAATTGTACCTAAATTCTTGGAAGCGGTCtttgtttgtattttttttcctgCTTTTGCGTTCCATGTTTATTGCTACACAAGTAAATATATCAATAAATCAGTCGACTttattctctgtttttttcattgttttctgattttagttATCCAATTCTTTCCACAGAAACCTTTATTCTCTGTTGTTCATTCTTTTCTAATTGTCAATTATCTAACTCTTTCTAAACTTCCATTAGCTTCTTAtcatttttcaaattttctatTCCTTGCCTCTAGCAGGGAAATTATACTTTTCCCTGAAAAACtaaataggatgctatttgATCTAGAAGCGACATTTTTTTTTCCGAACAATACCTACTATTTTAGACATTGGCCTCCTCTGAGGGCAAGCATTGGAGGATATAAGTGACACAAGATGGTAGATCCATCAACTCTAGGACTGCTATTGTATTTAGAAACATAGTTTCATTTAATGCATTTTTCATGAAGTGCAGGTTGGGAGCTCAGTGCTAGTTCCGGGAGCTGATCACGCACTCAGGAGCATCCACAACATTAGAGAAGCATTGCCTGAGATATGGGAGGGTGGAGATGATTCCAAATCAGTTCTTACATCCACAACAGTTGAAGCTATAGTTCTTGCTTAAACCTTACCGTATATGGCTTATTTGTTGCCTTTTCCCCCCTTACTGATTGAATGTAACCTCAGAGATTTGTAACCAACCtgcatgaaaaaaaatttaagtgaGGGACAAGTTGGATTGAGAATGCCAAGTGCCAACTAGTGAGGATGCATGCTTCACTATCTATCGATCtccttttcttatctttttatACCAGAGAAAGTACCTTTTTCCATTCCATTTTGGCCTTTTATGCTTCACGAAGGATGCACTTTGTTGAGACTAAACTTTTATAGCAGAAACTATTCAGAAACCCTGAGTAGGCCAAGACACACTAGAGAGGCTCCAGAGACTCGTGGAGACGAGGAGACTTGTTAGGGTCCGTTTGGTATTACTTCTGTTTTCTGTATTTGTTTTGAACCCAAGGAGCGATTGATGAGCTCCAGCAATTAATGGAGACACCGTTCCGGAGTTCCCCTGCAGGAAAACGCCAAGCTTTGAACTCCATTCCGAACCTTCGCATGTTGCTGGTTCTGGAGCGAGAGGGGCGAtgatatttagtcccacatgggAAGCGAAAAGAGAGGAGCCGAGCATCTTAATTGGGACTTGGAGGCAAAATCTATGGCGGCGTGGCGGGATCTGTTCGGTTTGAGTGCGGGGAGACTGATGACGTGGCGTCCATCCAATAGGATGGAATATTTAATCTGAACCAAGTTGGACTTTTGCTTCTGTTATGGAAGGCCCGCCCAacctcagagagagagagaataggaAGGAAAACGGCCGGTCTTCTTCAAGGTTCGGGGAGGCCCTGGCTAATTCAGGTCCGACCCACTCGGATTGCCTGTTTCGGATAGGTTAGGGATGCGGCCTGGGCCAACTCGGCCCACCTCCAGCACTAgtggaggatgaggaggaggagcggaGGAGGTGTATAGGGCCTGCTATAGATATTTTCTCAAAAACGAAAATACGTCAGCGAAAAAGTATCTCAAGTGAACAACGAGTAGAGCCGGGAGAGATGCTGGGTTCGGCCGTTATTCAATCACCGTCCTctttccccctctctcttcatccctTCTCCTTCCCCCGGAAGCAGAAGTATCCCTCCCATACCCGCTGCTTCTTCTTCTCGTCCACCCGCCCCGAGACCGTCTTCCCTCGCCCCTTCAGACGCTCCCTTGTCTCCGAATCCACACCCGAGCCGATCGGATTCACTCCTCCTTCCTCGCCGGAAGACGGCCTTGAGGAGCCGAAGCCGGCACCGGATCCCGATTCCGTCTCCGGCGACGACGGTGGTGATGGAAGCTTCGAGATCGAGATCGAGAAGCTGGAGAAGAAGAATGGGCGGAGAATCCGGGCCAGAATACGGGTGGAGGCGGACCTGGAGACGGTGTGGAGCGTCCTCACCGACTACGATggcctcgccgacttcatcccCAACTTGGCCGTCAGCCAGCTGATCGAGAAGAAGGACAAATTCGCCCGGCTCTATCAGGTAATTAATTTCGTGTGCTGAAAAAAATCGTTATTCTCTAATTTTATGATACAGACTCGTGAACTTTACTCGATTTTTTCTTGATAGATATGCCACAACATTACGAAATATTTTTATGACCAATTTGAGTAGGCCGGCTGGGAAGTCATGAACTGTACTCGATTTCTCTTGTATACATGTGACAAAGTTATgaaatttataattaaatttGAGGAATTTCGTACACGGTGGCGCGGAACTTCTTCGCAATTTGACAGAGTATTATGAACTTTACGTGATTTCTCTGCGTATGTCGTAAAGTTACAAAAGTTACAATTGTTTCTGAAATTTGGTAGGTTTCGGACTAAGCAATTTGACAGAGTTATGAGGTCTTCAACTTTGCTTGATCTCTCTATAGGTTCCTTTTGCAAATTACAATTATAACGAAGATTCTAGTAGGTTTCAGATGTAGCAATTTGACAAAGTTACAAGTATTAACTCATGAACTTTACTTGATTTCTCTGTTTATGAATTTTCATTGGAAGCTATTAGGTTTGGTATGGAATTTCGGGAAAATCTATCAAAGTTTTATTCTTGAAGACATCAATTTTACTAATTTCTCCAACGATAAACGTCAtagatttatggattttacaaTTTCTTGGAGGAATGAAGAATATTTGGAGTGAAATTTCTTAGCAATTTGAAATAGAAGTTGGAAAAATTGCTGAATGAAAGTTTTTGATACAGGTTGGTCAGCAGGACCTGGCACTTGGTTTGAAATTTAATGCCAATGGTGTGCTAGATTGCTATGAGAGAGATCTTGAGATCTTACCTTTTGGTCGGAGGAGGgatattgaatttaaaatggtgGAAGGTGACTTTCATACCTTTGAAGGAAAATGGTCCATCGAAC encodes the following:
- the LOC103714736 gene encoding uncharacterized protein C24B11.05-like, with the translated sequence MDSTGTGAKYECLLFDMDDTLYPSSLGLNLACRKNIQDYMLHHLQIEESQVPKMCMELYMEYGTTMAGLKALGFQFDNDEFHAYVHGQLPYEILGPDPMLKNLLLSIPQRKTIFTNADKTHVEKVLRKLGLEDCFEGVICFETLNPPPRPIDHHDEKDITVPSTVIQSMGQNGDGSFSVTNSETDTIYCGDPSNVNSNTLILCKPSLEAIKAAIKIANINPRKTIFFDDSARNIAAGKAAGLHTVIVGSSVLVPGADHALRSIHNIREALPEIWEGGDDSKSVLTSTTVEAIVLA
- the LOC113463225 gene encoding uncharacterized protein LOC113463225 isoform X1, with the protein product MLGSAVIQSPSSFPLSLHPFSFPRKQKYPSHTRCFFFSSTRPETVFPRPFRRSLVSESTPEPIGFTPPSSPEDGLEEPKPAPDPDSVSGDDGGDGSFEIEIEKLEKKNGRRIRARIRVEADLETVWSVLTDYDGLADFIPNLAVSQLIEKKDKFARLYQVGQQDLALGLKFNANGVLDCYERDLEILPFGRRRDIEFKMVEGDFHTFEGKWSIEQIDNDMCKDEETMEGKGFQTTLLYFVELEPKLWIPVRLLEGRVCREIKINLQCIREEAQRVQEVGHEALPTWP
- the LOC113463225 gene encoding uncharacterized protein LOC113463225 isoform X2; the protein is MLGSAVIQSPSSFPLSLHPFSFPRKQKYPSHTRCFFFSSTRPETVFPRPFRRSLVSESTPEPIGFTPPSSPEDGLEEPKPAPDPDSVSGDDGGDGSFEIEIEKLEKKNGRRIRARIRVEADLETVWSVLTDYDGLADFIPNLAVSQLIEKKDKFARLYQIDNDMCKDEETMEGKGFQTTLLYFVELEPKLWIPVRLLEGRVCREIKINLQCIREEAQRVQEVGHEALPTWP